One genomic segment of Phalacrocorax carbo chromosome Z, bPhaCar2.1, whole genome shotgun sequence includes these proteins:
- the TENT2 gene encoding poly(A) RNA polymerase GLD2 isoform X3 → MYSNSSSLGHPPFTPKHQQTNFFNKRPLNMPPTRRYRHQITDTQFNFQNAEVLLSGNIAAIPALMLQPMPYINGSPVHTSDAPRVFRGRKRLSNQCVSHDIKRQRFHSPRSETSVVNESVPSPEERRYSILGSVRSRPFHAHYLPDLTGYVPPLHNTLFPDPIETTLPVVEDQLSQQVLELFQACQQQTCDLNRKELCRTELQREIQRLFPQSRLFLVGSSLNGFGTRSSDCDLCLVVKEEPVNQKTEARHILSIIQKLFSTKLSSYIERPQLIRAKVPIVKFRDKVSCVEFDLNVNNVVGIRNTFLLRAYAYIENRVRPLAVVVKKWASFHDINDASRGTLSSYTLILMVLHYLQTLPEPILPSLQKNYPESFDPATQLHLVHQVPCTIPPYLSKNGSSLGDLLIGFFKYYATEFDWNHQMISVREAKAVPRPDGIEWRNKFICVEEPFDGTNTARAVHEKQKFDTIRAEFLQSWQVLRDKKDLNCILPLRMAIQKR, encoded by the exons ATGTACTCAAATTCCTCCAGCTTGGGTCATCCACCCTTCACTCCAAAACATCAACAGACTAATTTCTTCAATAAGCGTCCTCTAAATATGCCACCTACTCGTCGCTATCGGCACCAAATTACTGATACtcagtttaattttcagaatgCAGA GGTTCTTCTGAGTGGGAACATTGCAGCTATTCCAGCTCTTATGCTGCAGCCAATGCCTTATATAAATGGCAGTCCAGTGCATACGTCTGATGCGCCCAGGGTATTCCGAGGGAGAAA aAGACTAAGTAATCAATGTGTTTCACATGACATCAAACGGCAGCGGTTTCACTCACCTCGTTCTGAAACATCTGTAGTTAACGAATCAGTGCCTTCACCAGAAGAACGTAGATACTCCATCCTAGGATCAGTGCGTTCTCGACCGTTCCATGCACATTACTTACCAGATTTAACCGGATATGTCCCTCCATTGCACAATACTTTGTTTCCAGACCCTATAGAAACCACGCTCCCAGTGGTCGAAGATCAG TTAAGTCAGCAGGTTCTGGAGTTGTTTCAAGCATGTCAGCAACAGACCTGTGATTTGAACAGAAAAGAGCTTTGCAGAACGGAACTCCAGAGAGAGATTCAGCGACTTTTTCCAC AGAGTAGACTCTTTTTGGTTGGGTCCTCACTAAACGGATTTGGCACTCGTAGCAGTGATTGTGACTTGTGCCTGGTGGTTAAAGAAGAACCA GTAAATCAGAAGACTGAAGCAAGGCATATACTCAGCATAATCCAAAAACTCTTCAGTACCAAACTTT cAAGTTACATTGAGCGACCTCAGCTGATTCGAGCAAAAGTGCCAATAGTGAAGTTCAGGGATAAAGTCAG CTGTGTGGAGTTTGACTTGAATGTAAACAATGTTGTAGGAATAAGAAATACATTCCTTTTGAGAGCCTACGCATACA TTGAGAATCGAGTTCGTCCATTAGCAGTTGTTGTTAAGAAGTGGGCAAGTTTTCATGACATAAATGATGCCAGTCGTGGTACTTTAAGCAGCTATACCCTTATATTGATGGTTTTGCACTATTTACAGa cCCTACCTGAGCCCATTCTTCCATCTCTTCAAAAAAATTATCCA GAATCTTTTGATCCTGCTACGCAGTTGCACCTTGTTCATCAAGTTCCATGTACCATTCCTCCTTACCTCTCGAAAAACGGATCAAGCCTTGGAGATTTGTTAATAGGCTTCTTCAAATACTATGCCACAGAATTCGA tTGGAACCATCAAATGATTTCAGTTCGTGAGGCCAAAGCTGTTCCAAGACCTGATGGTATTGAATGGAGAAACAAGTTTATTTGTGTAGAAG AGCCCTTTGATGGGACAAACACTGCTAGAGCTgtacatgaaaaacagaagtttgaTACTATCAGAGCTGAATTTCTGCAG
- the TENT2 gene encoding poly(A) RNA polymerase GLD2 isoform X2 gives MYSNSSSLGHPPFTPKHQQTNFFNKRPLNMPPTRRYRHQITDTQFNFQNADLSRVLLSGNIAAIPALMLQPMPYINGSPVHTSDAPRVFRGRKLSNQCVSHDIKRQRFHSPRSETSVVNESVPSPEERRYSILGSVRSRPFHAHYLPDLTGYVPPLHNTLFPDPIETTLPVVEDQLSQQVLELFQACQQQTCDLNRKELCRTELQREIQRLFPQSRLFLVGSSLNGFGTRSSDCDLCLVVKEEPVNQKTEARHILSIIQKLFSTKLSSYIERPQLIRAKVPIVKFRDKVSCVEFDLNVNNVVGIRNTFLLRAYAYIENRVRPLAVVVKKWASFHDINDASRGTLSSYTLILMVLHYLQTLPEPILPSLQKNYPESFDPATQLHLVHQVPCTIPPYLSKNGSSLGDLLIGFFKYYATEFDWNHQMISVREAKAVPRPDGIEWRNKFICVEEPFDGTNTARAVHEKQKFDTIRAEFLQSWQVLRDKKDLNCILPLRMAIQKR, from the exons ATGTACTCAAATTCCTCCAGCTTGGGTCATCCACCCTTCACTCCAAAACATCAACAGACTAATTTCTTCAATAAGCGTCCTCTAAATATGCCACCTACTCGTCGCTATCGGCACCAAATTACTGATACtcagtttaattttcagaatgCAGA TCTTTCCAGGGTTCTTCTGAGTGGGAACATTGCAGCTATTCCAGCTCTTATGCTGCAGCCAATGCCTTATATAAATGGCAGTCCAGTGCATACGTCTGATGCGCCCAGGGTATTCCGAGGGAGAAA ACTAAGTAATCAATGTGTTTCACATGACATCAAACGGCAGCGGTTTCACTCACCTCGTTCTGAAACATCTGTAGTTAACGAATCAGTGCCTTCACCAGAAGAACGTAGATACTCCATCCTAGGATCAGTGCGTTCTCGACCGTTCCATGCACATTACTTACCAGATTTAACCGGATATGTCCCTCCATTGCACAATACTTTGTTTCCAGACCCTATAGAAACCACGCTCCCAGTGGTCGAAGATCAG TTAAGTCAGCAGGTTCTGGAGTTGTTTCAAGCATGTCAGCAACAGACCTGTGATTTGAACAGAAAAGAGCTTTGCAGAACGGAACTCCAGAGAGAGATTCAGCGACTTTTTCCAC AGAGTAGACTCTTTTTGGTTGGGTCCTCACTAAACGGATTTGGCACTCGTAGCAGTGATTGTGACTTGTGCCTGGTGGTTAAAGAAGAACCA GTAAATCAGAAGACTGAAGCAAGGCATATACTCAGCATAATCCAAAAACTCTTCAGTACCAAACTTT cAAGTTACATTGAGCGACCTCAGCTGATTCGAGCAAAAGTGCCAATAGTGAAGTTCAGGGATAAAGTCAG CTGTGTGGAGTTTGACTTGAATGTAAACAATGTTGTAGGAATAAGAAATACATTCCTTTTGAGAGCCTACGCATACA TTGAGAATCGAGTTCGTCCATTAGCAGTTGTTGTTAAGAAGTGGGCAAGTTTTCATGACATAAATGATGCCAGTCGTGGTACTTTAAGCAGCTATACCCTTATATTGATGGTTTTGCACTATTTACAGa cCCTACCTGAGCCCATTCTTCCATCTCTTCAAAAAAATTATCCA GAATCTTTTGATCCTGCTACGCAGTTGCACCTTGTTCATCAAGTTCCATGTACCATTCCTCCTTACCTCTCGAAAAACGGATCAAGCCTTGGAGATTTGTTAATAGGCTTCTTCAAATACTATGCCACAGAATTCGA tTGGAACCATCAAATGATTTCAGTTCGTGAGGCCAAAGCTGTTCCAAGACCTGATGGTATTGAATGGAGAAACAAGTTTATTTGTGTAGAAG AGCCCTTTGATGGGACAAACACTGCTAGAGCTgtacatgaaaaacagaagtttgaTACTATCAGAGCTGAATTTCTGCAG
- the TENT2 gene encoding poly(A) RNA polymerase GLD2 isoform X1, whose amino-acid sequence MYSNSSSLGHPPFTPKHQQTNFFNKRPLNMPPTRRYRHQITDTQFNFQNADLSRVLLSGNIAAIPALMLQPMPYINGSPVHTSDAPRVFRGRKRLSNQCVSHDIKRQRFHSPRSETSVVNESVPSPEERRYSILGSVRSRPFHAHYLPDLTGYVPPLHNTLFPDPIETTLPVVEDQLSQQVLELFQACQQQTCDLNRKELCRTELQREIQRLFPQSRLFLVGSSLNGFGTRSSDCDLCLVVKEEPVNQKTEARHILSIIQKLFSTKLSSYIERPQLIRAKVPIVKFRDKVSCVEFDLNVNNVVGIRNTFLLRAYAYIENRVRPLAVVVKKWASFHDINDASRGTLSSYTLILMVLHYLQTLPEPILPSLQKNYPESFDPATQLHLVHQVPCTIPPYLSKNGSSLGDLLIGFFKYYATEFDWNHQMISVREAKAVPRPDGIEWRNKFICVEEPFDGTNTARAVHEKQKFDTIRAEFLQSWQVLRDKKDLNCILPLRMAIQKR is encoded by the exons ATGTACTCAAATTCCTCCAGCTTGGGTCATCCACCCTTCACTCCAAAACATCAACAGACTAATTTCTTCAATAAGCGTCCTCTAAATATGCCACCTACTCGTCGCTATCGGCACCAAATTACTGATACtcagtttaattttcagaatgCAGA TCTTTCCAGGGTTCTTCTGAGTGGGAACATTGCAGCTATTCCAGCTCTTATGCTGCAGCCAATGCCTTATATAAATGGCAGTCCAGTGCATACGTCTGATGCGCCCAGGGTATTCCGAGGGAGAAA aAGACTAAGTAATCAATGTGTTTCACATGACATCAAACGGCAGCGGTTTCACTCACCTCGTTCTGAAACATCTGTAGTTAACGAATCAGTGCCTTCACCAGAAGAACGTAGATACTCCATCCTAGGATCAGTGCGTTCTCGACCGTTCCATGCACATTACTTACCAGATTTAACCGGATATGTCCCTCCATTGCACAATACTTTGTTTCCAGACCCTATAGAAACCACGCTCCCAGTGGTCGAAGATCAG TTAAGTCAGCAGGTTCTGGAGTTGTTTCAAGCATGTCAGCAACAGACCTGTGATTTGAACAGAAAAGAGCTTTGCAGAACGGAACTCCAGAGAGAGATTCAGCGACTTTTTCCAC AGAGTAGACTCTTTTTGGTTGGGTCCTCACTAAACGGATTTGGCACTCGTAGCAGTGATTGTGACTTGTGCCTGGTGGTTAAAGAAGAACCA GTAAATCAGAAGACTGAAGCAAGGCATATACTCAGCATAATCCAAAAACTCTTCAGTACCAAACTTT cAAGTTACATTGAGCGACCTCAGCTGATTCGAGCAAAAGTGCCAATAGTGAAGTTCAGGGATAAAGTCAG CTGTGTGGAGTTTGACTTGAATGTAAACAATGTTGTAGGAATAAGAAATACATTCCTTTTGAGAGCCTACGCATACA TTGAGAATCGAGTTCGTCCATTAGCAGTTGTTGTTAAGAAGTGGGCAAGTTTTCATGACATAAATGATGCCAGTCGTGGTACTTTAAGCAGCTATACCCTTATATTGATGGTTTTGCACTATTTACAGa cCCTACCTGAGCCCATTCTTCCATCTCTTCAAAAAAATTATCCA GAATCTTTTGATCCTGCTACGCAGTTGCACCTTGTTCATCAAGTTCCATGTACCATTCCTCCTTACCTCTCGAAAAACGGATCAAGCCTTGGAGATTTGTTAATAGGCTTCTTCAAATACTATGCCACAGAATTCGA tTGGAACCATCAAATGATTTCAGTTCGTGAGGCCAAAGCTGTTCCAAGACCTGATGGTATTGAATGGAGAAACAAGTTTATTTGTGTAGAAG AGCCCTTTGATGGGACAAACACTGCTAGAGCTgtacatgaaaaacagaagtttgaTACTATCAGAGCTGAATTTCTGCAG